Genomic window (Lycium barbarum isolate Lr01 chromosome 2, ASM1917538v2, whole genome shotgun sequence):
AAGTACAAGAATGCCTTCCATTTCAGGCTAACATTTTGTTTTTTCTAATATGTCTCCGACTGCCACCTTGTACTTCTTCAACTTTTCTCCCACAGTCCAATCCTTCAATGCATTCCAACTGTAAAAGCATAGTATTATTACATAAAATATATTCCTCATTTTACTCACTTCAACACCTAAGATCACAAGAGAAAAAGATTCCAATCAGTTAAAGGAACAACGTGGTTGACTATGATAACAATCATGACTACAAACATACTCATAAATATGGCAAGGCTGACCCTTATTCTAATCAAAAGACTAAAGGCCCCTACTGAAACATAAGTCACCAGATTACGATCGAAAATTTCGCCTTTTGAAGCGCCAATTGCATACACAATTAGAAAAAAGATGACACTGAAGTTTAacttaaaaatataaatttatttttGAGCTTGAGTTTGCTTGCTTACTTCATTCTTCTGCAGAATCTGTAACAATATCTCTGTTCAACAATGAATCTGATTCAACTGAAGACTCTGCAAATTCTTCCTTATACATTTCCTCAATCATGGGCTTCCACAGCCTAACTCGAGCATTAATAAACCAGTTGGAAACCTTGAAAACAGATCATCACAAAACCAAGTTAAGTTACAAATATTTGACTATTCAAAATGTTATGCTAACTTACATGTTCACAAAGTGGGAAAGAGAGAGATTACTTGATTCTTCGATAAGCCCGTCTGAGATGACAACATAAGCTTTTCAGAGTCATTTGGATAACTGCTAGAAAGACAAACTTTCAGTAATCTTTTAACAGAATAGAAGTTATAAATATTGCaaacataattaagtaaatagATATACGGTCTTTGTAACAGATTAAGCTTTTAGAAGAGATGGTCCAAGTTACATACGGGTGGAGGAAGTGTTCAAATAGCCAAGAACGAAGAATTGTCACCGATGTCTCTGGCAATCCTCTAATTGGTCGCCAAGCTTGTCGATTACTTTGGATGATTCCAAGTTGCTGAAGAGACATTCTGTTCTGCAAAGTCTCTTTCTCAAAAAGGCTCAAGTGTGACAGGCCACTACTAATTTTCGGCATGTCTCGTGGCATTTTTTGCCTAATCACATTAATTTGAGATATGATCGAATCTCTTAAACAGCAAAAATGTCTAGACATGGCTTGAAGTGCAAGTGCTGTGTAAGGTTTCCCTGCTCCAAATCCCGTTATCACCTCAAATGTTGAAGTAACTTCCTCCATGTGTTGATAATATTGCTCATATCTTCTTTCCACCTGAATATTTTAGCAGTAATCTTATAAACAAAAAGTTtgaattaaaacaaaaaaaaggaaGGGATAGTTACATTTTTGGAACTCTCAAAAGAATAATAGCAGCACATGTATAGGTTATGTAAatcaagtataaatatacatataatatacgtattGTATACACAAAATgtgcatataatatacataatcagtgtaaAGGTTTTGCATATTTTGGCTAGCGCCGTAATTAATTTCGGTAGACGgcccaaaatgaaaaaaaacctAAATAAAAAATGTTGTCTTTAACAACTTAAACTTTTAGACGAGATGGAATAATCAAAGAATACAAGCATTATTCTTGCTTACCTCCTCCAACAAGGCTATGAGCTTCATGATTTTAACATAAAGTTCATGCCTTTCACTGAACAATTCATTGGTTGGGATCTCGGCTTTCAACATAGCACGAAGGCTTAAAGATCCTTTCTTGCTATTGCGCGATAATCGCCTGATAAATTTCTCATTACTCAAGTCAATGGACTTGCCACCGATACAAACCAATTCTTCCAGGAGGGACTGAGCTGGTTTCAAGTATTTTGAGTTACCAATGGCAGAAACAAAAGATAAGGATTGGTTCATTGCAGATgcagagaaagaaaactcattgTTCCTTTGATCAAGTTCTTGGCTTATATAACTAGGATTAGTAAAACTTGAACTTAAGGATCTTTCTCTACAGGCTAATGAAGAAACAAGTGAATGAGAACCTAAAGAAAGTGAGAGTCTTTGTACTTGTTGTTGATTAGCATCATGTGAAGCTCCAAGAAGATCCATCAAATGTCTACTGTGGTTAACATCAGAATCAGTTGTAAAATGATTAGGAGGATTAACAAATACACCATGAGGCTGATAGGTAGAAGGATTACTACTTAGACCAGATTGATAAATGTCAAAATGTTGGCTTCCAATTTGACCAGTGATGGAGTCTGAGTTTATGAATTGGTGTAAAATGCTTGAATGTGAAGGTGGGGGTGAATCTTTCGAAACCATTTTTGCTAAACAGTTCACAAAAACACTTATCAAGAAATATTGAACACTAGGAACCTATGCATTGTAACACAAAGATTCATGAAGAAATGACTGAACAACAAAACAAGATCCAAAAGGGAGAACAATTAACATGAGAAGGTCCTTTAAGTACTTATATATAACTTGTAATCTTCAGCTAGCCCCTGATAGTAATAAGCATAAAACTAAAGAAGTTATTGGTCTAGAAAGAAAAAAGACACTAGTTTATGAATAATACAAACATGACATGCTTAGGATTTAGGAGACTTCATTGAATGAAGAAAGCAAAGATTCCCCTGCATGCACTCTTTTTTTCTGTTTCTGAAGTTTAGCATACCCTATACGGTACTAGCTTCTGAAAGCTATGGAACCTAAAGTACTATAGACTCATAAAAAAACAAGCAAAAGTATTTAACTAGCCAAGCAGAAAATGCTGAAAAGGACATGAAATTATGGTCccccacttcttctttttttcccttGGCTAGTAAAAAAACAAGGAAAAGTTATTTAACTCTTCAGCTTTGGTATACACTGTTGCATTTCTTTGGGACACTCAAAAAGCACCTTCAGAGGGGTAGATAGTAAAGAAACACAGCAAAAATGGATGATAGCAGTTTTGTGCTGAATAGATTTCTGTCATATAAgagaaaaaagaaggaaaaagtaAGGTGTCTTTTGCACACTCCCAGTCTTAAGATTGTCTGCTTGTGAATCTGTGAAATTATATATTGGAATATCTAACCTCCTTTTCCTGTTTTGCTATTGTTTATCTTACAAACGATGTTGAAAGGACACTGCATGCAGAATCCTTCCAATGGAAAGTGTGTCACctttctctttattttcttttatgtttattatttttctaattttgttGAGATGGTATAATAAGTTAGTAAACTAGTACTAGTAAATTTTATTCTCTCTACTAATAAATTTGAAGATCTGATTGAGGTTTTGTTTTTCTCCTCCTCTTACATTCATTCCTTTTCCTATTTTTGACGATTTCACTTTTCAATTTGCAACTCAATTTTCGCAAGTCCATTATTTTTCTTTTGTCCCATTTGATTGATCTATATTAGAAAATATATCCTTTGTCTCAATAATAATGTACAAATcttattatatatgtataagaccTCTTAATAGTTCTTTCAAGATTTGTTTGAGATTGTACGGATAAGTGAGTAAATTAATTTTTGGTATGGTGTGCATCAAGGAAGGGGTTCAATGTAATTCTCTTTCTTGAATCATATATATAGTGCAAACAGGCTGATTTGAATCCCCTTAGAGAGACTAAGGTAATTAAAAAATGACTTAAGTCACatgttggatttttttttaatcgcATTACTAAAAATTCTGACTCAACTACTGATTTTGAGAGAGTTTGGTTGTTGTGATGGTGGTGTAATGATTACTATCTTTGTTCCATTGGTTTTTCCAGTTGTCACTCTCCCATCCCGTAATTGCGTTTGGTTGCTACCTATCAAAGGCCCACTCACTGATTAAACTGCCTGGCACAAATCTGAACAGCTGAATGAATTTATCAGCAGAAAGTTCTGCTTTCCTTGTATCTTCTTTGGTGAATATTAACATCATCAAAAAGATTCACTTTTTACCCTTTGAATCATAATTGCAAGTTACACCATTAAAGATAGAGTGACAAAAATAAACACCACCAAAATATGAGTGCTGGAGAGTAGTAGTGTACAGGCACAAATCTAGTGTTACAGGAAGCCAAGGGCATTAAATATTGTCAATCTTAAAA
Coding sequences:
- the LOC132623702 gene encoding BEL1-like homeodomain protein 11; this translates as MVSKDSPPPSHSSILHQFINSDSITGQIGSQHFDIYQSGLSSNPSTYQPHGVFVNPPNHFTTDSDVNHSRHLMDLLGASHDANQQQVQRLSLSLGSHSLVSSLACRERSLSSSFTNPSYISQELDQRNNEFSFSASAMNQSLSFVSAIGNSKYLKPAQSLLEELVCIGGKSIDLSNEKFIRRLSRNSKKGSLSLRAMLKAEIPTNELFSERHELYVKIMKLIALLEEVERRYEQYYQHMEEVTSTFEVITGFGAGKPYTALALQAMSRHFCCLRDSIISQINVIRQKMPRDMPKISSGLSHLSLFEKETLQNRMSLQQLGIIQSNRQAWRPIRGLPETSVTILRSWLFEHFLHPYPNDSEKLMLSSQTGLSKNQVSNWFINARVRLWKPMIEEMYKEEFAESSVESDSLLNRDIVTDSAEE